The Nonlabens spongiae genome contains a region encoding:
- a CDS encoding DUF6705 family protein, translating into MKTILTIIFVGTFLTACKSQTYPIERSYPVFPESGMIFKDTNNNFDKFEGTWEYVDATSRLRIVLEKIEDYEDNGYFSDVIVGNLIYEENGVEIINTLTNPSTSQGSDDIYHIKMFSIPRPNLIVGSFEDPIRSKWTRYTLRLIHGRVISMNNSNVTEQLEWGLQIYEFYNPDDDLDAEQAMRVPREVILTKL; encoded by the coding sequence ATGAAAACGATACTAACTATAATATTTGTGGGCACCTTTCTTACAGCTTGCAAGTCACAAACTTACCCGATAGAAAGAAGTTATCCAGTTTTTCCAGAATCAGGAATGATCTTTAAGGACACCAACAATAACTTTGATAAGTTTGAGGGCACTTGGGAGTATGTTGATGCTACTAGCAGGTTAAGAATAGTCTTAGAAAAAATAGAGGATTATGAGGACAACGGTTATTTTTCTGATGTAATTGTGGGCAACTTGATCTACGAGGAAAACGGTGTAGAGATTATCAACACCCTAACCAATCCCTCTACCTCTCAAGGATCTGACGATATTTATCATATTAAAATGTTTTCCATACCGAGGCCAAATCTTATAGTAGGTAGCTTTGAGGATCCCATACGCAGCAAGTGGACAAGATATACCCTGCGATTGATCCATGGTAGGGTGATATCCATGAACAATAGCAATGTTACCGAGCAACTGGAATGGGGGCTGCAGATCTATGAGTTTTATAATCCTGATGATGATCTAGATGCTGAACAGGCAATGCGGG